In a genomic window of Methylovirgula sp. 4M-Z18:
- the amrB gene encoding AmmeMemoRadiSam system protein B: protein MDTISISSVHPPQVAGSFYPATAAALTRHIDRAWQASRSVGLHAKMAVVPHAGIVYSGAVAASALRAFDRPERIKRLVILGPAHRVLLRGIALHPAQAFATPLGEVPVAWRDMASLRALDDVRVDATPFAGEHSLEMVLIMAQRLFGDFEIIPVLVGQAAPELVEEILARVWGNEETAICLSSDLSHFLRDDAARALDAQTRNLIEAGHWQALEGNNACGYVALRGALKRAQALRMRVTGTHFTNSAAAGGGTDRVVGYGAFAFEYPGVAQFDQDSRESMLSVAGAALRFAVARNGQVPNIVAGPCVSPVMTAQRATFVTLELEGQLRGCVGSVWPQRPLIDDIGANAVKAGFADHRFARLPPDELERLVIKISVLSPLAPLTFAHESDLLRQLQPDRDGLLIQEGHTAALFLPSVWSQIPEPRDFLAHLKMKMGKAPDHWSSALQAYRFTVESFGGPIPPNQGYHLDGISIQP, encoded by the coding sequence ATGGATACGATCTCGATTTCTTCGGTTCATCCGCCGCAGGTCGCCGGCAGTTTTTATCCGGCGACCGCCGCCGCTCTGACCCGGCACATCGACCGCGCTTGGCAGGCATCGCGCAGCGTAGGATTGCACGCAAAAATGGCCGTCGTGCCCCATGCCGGCATCGTCTATTCGGGCGCCGTTGCCGCAAGCGCATTGCGCGCATTCGACCGGCCGGAGCGGATCAAACGTCTGGTGATTTTGGGACCCGCGCACCGGGTGCTGCTGCGTGGCATCGCGCTGCATCCGGCGCAAGCCTTCGCGACGCCTCTGGGGGAGGTGCCGGTCGCCTGGCGGGATATGGCATCGTTGCGCGCGCTCGATGACGTGCGCGTTGATGCCACGCCTTTCGCGGGCGAGCATTCCCTGGAAATGGTGCTGATCATGGCGCAACGCCTTTTCGGAGATTTTGAAATCATTCCTGTGCTGGTCGGGCAGGCCGCTCCCGAATTGGTCGAAGAGATCCTCGCCCGGGTGTGGGGCAACGAAGAGACGGCCATCTGCCTCTCATCCGATCTCTCGCATTTCCTGCGCGACGATGCGGCCCGCGCCCTCGATGCGCAGACCCGCAACCTGATCGAGGCCGGTCACTGGCAGGCGCTCGAGGGCAACAATGCCTGCGGCTATGTGGCTTTGCGCGGCGCGTTGAAGCGTGCGCAGGCGCTGCGCATGCGCGTGACGGGCACCCATTTTACCAATTCGGCGGCGGCGGGCGGCGGAACGGATCGTGTCGTCGGCTATGGCGCCTTCGCCTTCGAATATCCGGGCGTCGCACAATTCGACCAGGACTCCCGGGAGTCCATGCTGTCGGTGGCCGGCGCGGCCCTTCGTTTCGCAGTCGCACGCAATGGCCAGGTGCCGAATATTGTGGCCGGTCCATGCGTTTCGCCGGTGATGACGGCGCAACGTGCGACCTTTGTGACATTGGAGCTTGAGGGCCAATTACGCGGCTGCGTCGGATCGGTCTGGCCGCAGCGGCCCTTGATCGACGATATCGGCGCCAACGCAGTCAAGGCGGGCTTTGCCGACCACCGTTTCGCACGGTTGCCCCCCGATGAACTCGAACGGCTTGTTATCAAGATCTCGGTCCTTTCGCCGCTCGCCCCTCTCACATTTGCCCATGAGAGCGATTTGCTGCGCCAGTTGCAACCGGACCGCGACGGGCTGCTCATTCAGGAAGGGCATACGGCCGCCTTGTTTTTACCAAGCGTCTGGAGCCAGATTCCCGAACCGCGTGATTTTTTGGCCCATCTCAAAATGAAGATGGGAAAGGCGCCGGATCATTGGTCGAGCGCATTGCAGGCATACCGCTTTACGGTCGAGTCCTTTGGCGGGCCGATACCTCCCAATCAGGGGTATCATCTTGACGGGATTTCGATTCAGCCTTGA
- a CDS encoding TetR/AcrR family transcriptional regulator, translated as MARVFHERQDVIPALTELFRNLGYEGVSISAITEATGLGKGSLYHFFPNGKAEMAEVVLANIDVWFEQNIFAPLRDPADPDTAINRVFDAVIAYFQSGQRVCLLGAFALDATRDKFAAAIKAYFSRWIEALSQTLARKDIPNGEARFVSENVIASIQGSLVLARSMNDAGIFVRNVEHLRNLCLI; from the coding sequence ATGGCACGGGTTTTTCATGAACGGCAGGATGTGATCCCTGCCCTGACGGAGCTTTTCCGCAACCTCGGCTACGAGGGTGTCAGCATTTCCGCCATTACGGAGGCGACAGGCCTCGGCAAAGGCAGCCTGTACCATTTCTTTCCGAACGGCAAAGCCGAGATGGCGGAGGTCGTGCTCGCCAATATCGATGTGTGGTTTGAGCAGAATATTTTTGCGCCCTTGCGCGACCCTGCCGATCCGGATACCGCCATCAACCGGGTTTTCGACGCCGTCATCGCCTATTTTCAATCCGGCCAGCGGGTCTGCCTTTTGGGCGCCTTCGCGCTCGATGCGACGCGCGACAAATTTGCCGCCGCCATCAAGGCCTATTTCAGCCGCTGGATCGAGGCGCTGAGCCAAACCTTGGCCCGCAAGGACATTCCCAACGGCGAGGCGCGGTTTGTCAGCGAGAATGTCATTGCCTCTATCCAAGGTAGCCTTGTGCTGGCGCGCAGCATGAATGACGCCGGCATTTTCGTCCGCAACGTCGAGCACCTACGGAACCTTTGCCTCATTTAA
- the mazG gene encoding nucleoside triphosphate pyrophosphohydrolase: MEPSRDIQRLLDIMQALRTPGTGCPWDLEQNFASIAPYTIEEAYEVAEAIERNDFVDLRDELGDLLLQVVFHAQMAREQDLFDFGGVVEAITTKLIRRHPHVFGDTKDLTPDDVKALWGKIKQAEKADRATARSASNLPPEPAKGHLDGVPHALPGLTRAVKLQQKASTVGFDWNDARLVLDKIREETGEIEQALDGADQAHIQEEIGDLLFAVANLARHVQVDPEAALRGTNAKFERRFAFIEMALHDRGRTLDEASLEEMDALWNAAKAAE, from the coding sequence ATGGAACCTTCTCGCGATATCCAGCGGCTGCTCGATATCATGCAGGCCTTGCGGACGCCCGGCACGGGCTGCCCCTGGGATTTGGAGCAGAATTTCGCGTCCATCGCGCCCTATACAATCGAGGAGGCTTACGAGGTCGCAGAAGCGATCGAACGCAACGATTTTGTCGATTTGCGCGACGAACTTGGCGATCTGCTGCTGCAAGTTGTGTTTCACGCGCAGATGGCGCGCGAACAGGATCTCTTCGACTTCGGCGGGGTCGTAGAGGCCATTACCACGAAATTGATCCGGCGCCACCCGCATGTTTTCGGCGACACCAAGGATCTCACGCCGGATGACGTCAAGGCACTCTGGGGCAAGATCAAGCAAGCGGAAAAAGCCGACAGGGCCACCGCCCGGAGCGCGTCCAATCTGCCGCCTGAGCCGGCCAAAGGGCACCTCGACGGCGTTCCGCACGCCCTGCCCGGCCTGACGCGTGCAGTCAAATTGCAGCAAAAGGCCTCCACGGTCGGATTCGATTGGAACGACGCGCGCCTGGTGCTCGACAAGATCCGCGAGGAGACTGGCGAGATCGAGCAGGCGCTGGATGGCGCCGATCAGGCGCATATCCAGGAAGAGATCGGCGACCTGCTCTTTGCCGTCGCCAATCTCGCCCGGCACGTCCAGGTCGATCCCGAGGCGGCTTTGCGCGGCACCAATGCCAAATTCGAACGCCGCTTCGCCTTTATCGAAATGGCCCTGCACGATCGAGGACGGACATTGGACGAGGCCAGCCTCGAAGAAATGGATGCGCTTTGGAACGCGGCTAAAGCGGCCGAGTGA
- a CDS encoding gamma carbonic anhydrase family protein codes for MILTYGNQIPRISPDAWVAADASVSGDVTIGPGARIMHGARIIAESGGSITIGRNCIVLENAVIRATSSHPCRIGDHCLIGPNSHVVGADIADEVFVATGASIFHGASVGEGAEIRINGIVHLRSRLAAGATVPIGWVAVGDPAEILSPDRHDEIWAKQKPLDFPQFVYGIDRNTPHIMREITGRLSAKLSQHGDETGKK; via the coding sequence ATGATTTTGACCTACGGCAACCAAATACCGCGGATCAGCCCCGATGCATGGGTCGCCGCGGATGCGAGCGTGAGCGGCGACGTCACCATTGGGCCGGGCGCGCGGATCATGCACGGTGCCCGCATTATTGCGGAATCAGGCGGCTCGATCACAATCGGCCGCAATTGTATCGTGCTTGAAAACGCAGTGATCAGGGCGACATCAAGCCATCCTTGCCGGATTGGCGATCATTGTCTGATCGGGCCGAACAGCCATGTGGTCGGCGCCGACATCGCCGATGAAGTGTTCGTTGCGACCGGCGCCTCGATCTTTCATGGCGCATCGGTGGGTGAGGGAGCCGAGATCAGGATCAATGGAATCGTGCATTTGCGCAGCCGGCTTGCCGCAGGTGCTACGGTTCCGATCGGCTGGGTCGCAGTTGGCGATCCGGCCGAAATTCTCTCGCCGGATCGGCACGACGAGATTTGGGCCAAGCAAAAACCGCTCGACTTTCCACAATTTGTCTACGGAATTGATCGCAACACCCCGCATATCATGCGCGAGATCACGGGCCGACTCTCCGCGAAACTCTCACAGCATGGCGATGAAACGGGCAAAAAATAA
- a CDS encoding cold-shock protein produces the protein MSKGKDFRGPRKRGFDDDMPSPFDMPRPRPPRPAFGGGGFGGGPDMGGAPGKTVDATVKWFKGDKGFGFVELSDGTGDAFLHIGALQAAGYETVPPGSQLQVIVGQGQKGAQVTRVLSVDTSTAQPERPPRSGGGGGGGFDGPRPQRRAPDPSTAVDVSGTVKWFDQTKGFGFVASSDGGKDVFVHISVLGQSGIQGLAEGQPVHMRVVDTPKGREALALRLA, from the coding sequence ATGAGCAAAGGTAAAGATTTCCGGGGTCCGAGAAAGCGTGGATTCGACGACGATATGCCGTCGCCGTTTGACATGCCTCGTCCAAGACCGCCCCGTCCGGCGTTTGGCGGCGGCGGATTTGGCGGTGGCCCGGATATGGGCGGTGCACCGGGTAAGACCGTTGATGCAACGGTCAAGTGGTTTAAGGGCGACAAGGGGTTTGGTTTCGTCGAACTGAGCGACGGAACCGGCGACGCGTTCTTGCATATCGGCGCGTTGCAGGCAGCGGGCTACGAGACGGTTCCTCCCGGATCGCAATTGCAGGTCATTGTCGGCCAAGGCCAAAAGGGCGCGCAGGTCACGCGCGTTCTCTCCGTCGACACGAGCACGGCGCAACCGGAGCGTCCGCCCCGTTCGGGCGGCGGTGGCGGTGGTGGCTTTGACGGGCCGCGTCCGCAGCGTCGCGCACCCGATCCGTCGACGGCAGTCGATGTGTCAGGCACGGTGAAGTGGTTCGATCAGACCAAAGGCTTCGGCTTCGTGGCGTCGAGCGACGGCGGCAAGGACGTGTTCGTGCATATTTCGGTGCTCGGCCAGTCCGGCATCCAGGGCCTGGCGGAAGGCCAGCCCGTGCATATGCGCGTCGTCGATACGCCGAAGGGCCGCGAAGCTCTGGCACTGCGCCTCGCCTGA
- a CDS encoding MarR family winged helix-turn-helix transcriptional regulator, whose product MQKPPLIGALLRVPAMAIHRKLIRELRASGFEDLSPPHMAVIQYPGPDGVRPSALAERAAMSKQAMNQLLKTLEGMGYITRSAAPDDGGGTVVHFTDRGRAVYQKMVDVLMDIEREWAEELGEQRFSELKVLLGDLWDTPLVR is encoded by the coding sequence GTGCAAAAGCCCCCTCTGATCGGCGCGCTGCTGCGCGTACCCGCCATGGCGATCCACCGCAAACTGATCAGAGAACTCAGGGCATCTGGATTCGAGGATCTGAGCCCGCCGCATATGGCGGTGATCCAATATCCTGGCCCGGATGGCGTTCGGCCGAGCGCACTTGCCGAACGCGCCGCCATGAGCAAGCAGGCCATGAACCAGTTGCTGAAGACGCTGGAAGGGATGGGCTATATCACCCGCAGCGCCGCGCCCGATGATGGTGGCGGGACGGTTGTCCATTTCACCGACCGCGGCCGCGCGGTATACCAGAAGATGGTCGACGTCCTGATGGATATCGAGCGCGAATGGGCCGAGGAGCTTGGCGAGCAACGCTTTTCTGAGCTGAAGGTGCTGCTCGGCGACCTCTGGGATACACCACTCGTTCGCTGA
- a CDS encoding cupin domain-containing protein, with protein sequence MLDNADLVRINPADETFSHEGVVVRFLLTGKVSNGSIAAFEVTVPGSKRLLAPAHSHDRFEETIYGVEGTLTWTVDGHQHDVSPGQALCIPRGAVHRFDNNGANTAKVLCVVTPAAIGPEYFREAFAVLNAAAGDPPDRTKMMEIMLRHGLTPAPPLPQT encoded by the coding sequence ATGCTAGACAACGCAGACCTGGTTCGCATCAATCCAGCGGACGAAACATTCAGCCACGAGGGAGTTGTCGTGCGCTTCCTGCTCACCGGCAAAGTGTCCAATGGCAGCATCGCGGCCTTCGAGGTGACGGTGCCCGGTTCGAAGCGTCTGCTTGCCCCGGCCCACAGCCACGACCGTTTTGAGGAAACCATCTACGGGGTCGAGGGAACGCTGACCTGGACCGTCGACGGTCACCAGCACGATGTCAGCCCAGGGCAGGCGCTGTGTATTCCGCGCGGGGCAGTCCATCGTTTCGACAATAATGGCGCCAACACCGCCAAGGTGCTCTGCGTGGTAACGCCGGCGGCAATCGGTCCGGAATATTTTCGCGAGGCCTTTGCCGTGCTCAACGCGGCCGCCGGCGATCCACCGGACCGCACAAAGATGATGGAAATCATGCTCCGGCACGGCCTCACGCCAGCACCGCCGTTACCGCAAACTTGA
- a CDS encoding MBL fold metallo-hydrolase, with the protein MSVTFTILGCGSSGGVPRVGPSGWGACDPANPKNRRRRCSMLVERDDPVTGGRTSVLIDLSPDLREQLLGVGLMHLDAVLLTHAHADHIHGIDDVRPLVLQRGSQIDVHMDEPTAKIVLNNFSYIFRTPEGSLYSPLLVDRRLTPGRKCRVEGSGGAIEALPFRLFHGEVDALGFRFGNIAYTPDLNGIPDESLDALTGLDCWIIDALRYTPHPSHLSLSESLDWIDRLKPKQAILTNMHIDLDYATLKRELPAYVDVAYDGMRITS; encoded by the coding sequence ATGAGCGTTACATTCACCATCCTCGGCTGTGGCTCATCAGGCGGCGTGCCGCGTGTCGGGCCGAGTGGCTGGGGCGCTTGCGATCCCGCCAATCCGAAAAACCGCCGCCGGCGCTGCTCGATGCTGGTCGAACGGGACGATCCAGTGACCGGCGGCAGAACCAGCGTGCTCATCGACCTGTCGCCGGATTTACGCGAGCAGCTGCTTGGCGTCGGCCTGATGCATCTCGATGCGGTTCTGCTCACCCATGCGCACGCCGACCATATCCATGGGATCGACGATGTGCGTCCATTGGTCCTCCAGCGCGGCAGCCAGATCGACGTGCATATGGATGAGCCCACGGCCAAGATCGTCCTGAACAATTTTTCCTATATTTTCCGGACGCCCGAAGGCAGCCTGTATTCGCCGCTGCTGGTTGATCGGCGCTTGACGCCCGGTCGCAAGTGCCGCGTGGAAGGAAGCGGCGGCGCGATCGAAGCCTTGCCGTTTCGCTTGTTCCACGGCGAAGTCGACGCACTGGGGTTTCGGTTTGGCAATATTGCCTATACGCCGGATCTGAACGGCATTCCGGACGAAAGCCTCGACGCGTTGACCGGGCTCGACTGCTGGATCATCGACGCGTTGCGTTACACGCCGCATCCCAGTCATTTGTCGCTCAGCGAATCCCTGGACTGGATCGATCGGCTCAAGCCCAAACAGGCGATCCTGACCAACATGCACATCGATCTCGATTATGCGACGTTGAAACGCGAGCTTCCAGCTTATGTCGATGTGGCTTATGACGGGATGAGAATTACGTCATAA
- a CDS encoding TatD family hydrolase has translation MLIDSHCHLDFPQFEPQMPDVIARAKAANVGRMITISTRVAHFERYRALAEAHEEVFFTTGTHPHQAHEEPDTEVATLVNLSAHPRCVGIGEAGLDYHYDRSPRDVAAKVFRTHIAAARETGLPLVIHSRDADADMAAILTDEMGKGPFKALLHCFTSSRELAETALGLGLTISFSGVLTFKASDDLRAIARDVPLDRMLVETDAPYLAPVPYRGKTNEPSYVAHTAKVLAEVKGVSIEEMTSITTRNVLNLFNKMPI, from the coding sequence ATGCTGATTGACAGCCATTGCCATCTCGACTTTCCACAGTTCGAGCCCCAAATGCCGGACGTCATTGCGCGGGCCAAGGCCGCGAACGTCGGCCGCATGATCACCATCTCGACCCGCGTGGCCCATTTCGAACGCTATCGCGCCCTCGCCGAAGCGCATGAAGAAGTGTTTTTCACCACCGGAACACACCCGCATCAGGCGCACGAAGAGCCTGACACGGAGGTTGCGACCCTGGTCAACCTGAGCGCGCATCCGCGTTGCGTCGGGATCGGCGAAGCCGGGCTCGATTACCATTATGACCGCAGCCCGCGCGATGTTGCGGCAAAAGTATTTCGCACCCATATCGCCGCAGCGCGTGAGACGGGATTGCCGCTGGTGATCCATTCGCGCGACGCCGACGCCGATATGGCGGCGATCCTGACCGACGAAATGGGGAAGGGGCCTTTCAAGGCCCTGCTCCATTGCTTTACCTCGTCGCGCGAATTGGCGGAAACGGCGCTCGGCCTCGGCTTGACGATTTCCTTCTCCGGCGTTTTGACCTTCAAGGCCTCCGACGACTTGCGGGCGATCGCCCGCGATGTGCCGCTGGACCGGATGCTCGTCGAAACCGATGCACCCTATCTCGCCCCCGTTCCGTACCGCGGCAAAACCAACGAACCGAGCTATGTCGCGCATACGGCGAAGGTTTTGGCTGAGGTCAAAGGGGTAAGTATCGAGGAAATGACATCAATTACAACGCGTAATGTGCTGAATTTATTTAATAAGATGCCTATTTGA
- the metG gene encoding methionine--tRNA ligase, giving the protein MASRPKFYLTTAIPYANGAPHIGHAYERIAADAIQRFKRLDGFDVLFVTGMDEHGQKMQQTAAREGVSPQELADRTAALFEAMGETLNARADDIVRTTSERHKLASQDIWRRMEANGDIYLSKYAGWYSVRDEAYYDEGELTENAEGKKFAPTGTPVEWVEEESYFFKLSAYAEPLLKFYEKNPNFITPEKYRNEIVAFVKRGLLDLSISRTTFDWGIPVPGNPKHVMYVWVDALTNYITATGYPDLATPRAHYWPADAHVIGKDITRFHAIYWPAFLMSAKLPVPKQIVVHGFLFNKGEKMSKSVGNVVSPDTLSAHYGVDQLRYFFLREVPFGQDGNYSHEAIVNRMNADLANDLGNLAQRSLSMIAKNCAAQVPAFGAFTEADQAILAAVDGLLLKCRAAMQDFALHTMLADSWAVIAEANRYFAGEEPWKLTKTDPARRDTVLYVTAEVLRQIAILVQPVMPAAMTKLLDLLGVAPEARDFTPLGAGHRLTPGTSLPAPSGIFPRYVEPVEA; this is encoded by the coding sequence ATGGCTTCGCGCCCGAAATTCTATCTGACCACTGCCATCCCCTATGCCAATGGCGCGCCGCATATCGGCCACGCCTATGAGCGGATTGCGGCCGATGCCATCCAGCGGTTCAAGCGGCTCGACGGGTTCGACGTGCTGTTCGTCACGGGCATGGACGAGCATGGCCAGAAGATGCAGCAGACGGCCGCGCGCGAAGGCGTTTCGCCGCAGGAGCTCGCCGACCGGACGGCTGCTTTGTTCGAGGCCATGGGCGAAACATTGAATGCCCGCGCCGACGATATCGTGCGCACCACGTCCGAGCGGCACAAGCTTGCGAGCCAGGACATCTGGCGGCGGATGGAAGCCAACGGCGATATTTATCTGTCGAAATATGCCGGCTGGTATTCGGTTCGCGACGAAGCCTATTACGATGAAGGCGAATTGACCGAAAACGCCGAGGGCAAGAAATTCGCCCCAACCGGCACGCCGGTGGAGTGGGTCGAAGAGGAATCGTATTTTTTCAAGCTCTCCGCCTATGCCGAGCCGCTGCTGAAATTCTACGAGAAAAATCCGAATTTCATCACGCCGGAAAAGTACCGCAACGAAATCGTTGCGTTCGTCAAGCGCGGCCTCCTGGATCTTTCGATCAGCCGGACAACCTTCGACTGGGGCATTCCCGTGCCGGGCAATCCGAAACACGTGATGTACGTTTGGGTCGATGCGCTGACGAATTACATCACCGCCACCGGCTATCCCGATCTCGCGACGCCGCGCGCCCATTATTGGCCGGCGGACGCCCATGTGATCGGCAAGGACATCACGCGCTTTCACGCCATCTATTGGCCGGCCTTTCTGATGTCGGCGAAATTGCCGGTGCCGAAGCAGATCGTCGTGCACGGCTTCCTCTTCAACAAGGGCGAGAAAATGTCGAAATCGGTCGGCAATGTCGTCTCGCCCGACACGTTGTCGGCCCATTACGGCGTCGATCAGCTGCGCTATTTCTTCCTGCGCGAAGTGCCTTTCGGCCAGGACGGCAATTATTCGCATGAGGCCATCGTGAACCGGATGAACGCGGACCTTGCCAATGACCTTGGCAATCTAGCGCAACGCTCGCTCTCGATGATCGCGAAAAATTGCGCCGCGCAAGTGCCGGCATTCGGCGCATTCACCGAGGCCGATCAGGCCATTCTCGCCGCCGTCGATGGACTGCTGCTGAAATGCCGCGCGGCAATGCAGGATTTCGCCCTGCACACGATGCTCGCCGATAGCTGGGCGGTGATTGCCGAGGCCAACCGGTATTTTGCCGGTGAAGAGCCTTGGAAACTGACGAAGACCGACCCGGCCCGGCGCGACACGGTGCTCTATGTCACGGCCGAAGTGTTGCGTCAGATCGCCATTCTCGTGCAACCGGTGATGCCGGCGGCGATGACCAAGCTTCTCGACCTCTTGGGCGTGGCGCCCGAAGCGCGCGATTTCACGCCGCTTGGGGCAGGGCACCGCCTGACGCCCGGAACAAGCCTGCCGGCGCCGAGCGGGATCTTCCCACGCTATGTCGAGCCGGTCGAGGCGTAA
- a CDS encoding DNA polymerase III subunit delta', which translates to MAPRKEIEAMPESDQFGEAPHPRDTLSLSGHQEAEVQLLDAYRSGRLPHAWILGGKQGIGKATLAWRFARFLFVNADPAAPQVVSAMDLSVPPDHPMVRRMNARALSDISTIRPEWDAKGKKFFTGIRVDDVRRTLQMFQQAASAGGWRVAILDSAEDLNSASANALLKVIEEPPPKSLFLIVAHRPSQIIPTIRSRCRKLLLNPLSVAEVTRALQGVDEVWSAHDEGDLRAAAERSGGSVQEALKLLDGEALALLREVSRHLEHLPRVEWLAIHRLAEKLSSRDATADFETVLAAVFDWLDHQVRAGGQQRPEALAPYAEAWEKIRAQARETEALNLDRRPLILSIFTDLAAAKAA; encoded by the coding sequence ATGGCACCGCGTAAAGAAATCGAGGCGATGCCGGAAAGCGACCAGTTCGGCGAGGCGCCGCATCCGCGCGACACGCTCAGTCTTTCCGGCCACCAAGAGGCAGAAGTCCAGCTTTTGGACGCCTATCGGTCCGGCCGCTTGCCGCACGCCTGGATCCTTGGCGGCAAACAAGGCATCGGCAAGGCCACGCTGGCCTGGCGTTTCGCGCGCTTTCTGTTCGTCAACGCAGACCCGGCAGCGCCGCAGGTCGTATCGGCCATGGACCTTTCTGTGCCGCCCGACCATCCGATGGTCCGGCGGATGAACGCGCGCGCCTTGAGCGATATCAGCACGATCCGGCCGGAATGGGACGCGAAGGGCAAGAAGTTCTTCACCGGCATTCGTGTCGACGATGTGCGGCGGACGTTGCAAATGTTTCAGCAGGCGGCTTCCGCCGGCGGTTGGCGCGTCGCCATTCTCGATAGCGCCGAGGATCTGAACAGCGCCAGCGCCAATGCCCTGCTGAAGGTGATCGAGGAGCCGCCGCCGAAATCCCTGTTCCTGATCGTCGCGCACCGCCCGTCGCAGATCATCCCCACCATCCGTTCGCGCTGCCGCAAATTGCTGCTCAATCCTTTGAGCGTGGCGGAGGTGACCCGCGCGCTGCAAGGCGTCGACGAGGTCTGGTCCGCGCATGATGAGGGAGATCTGCGCGCCGCCGCCGAGCGGTCGGGCGGATCGGTGCAAGAGGCGCTGAAACTGCTGGACGGCGAGGCTCTCGCCTTGTTGCGCGAGGTTTCACGCCATCTCGAGCACTTGCCACGCGTCGAATGGCTCGCGATTCATCGCCTCGCGGAAAAACTCAGTTCGCGCGACGCGACCGCGGATTTCGAAACCGTCCTCGCCGCCGTCTTCGATTGGCTCGACCATCAGGTGCGGGCAGGGGGCCAGCAAAGGCCCGAAGCTTTGGCGCCCTATGCCGAAGCCTGGGAGAAAATCCGCGCCCAGGCGCGGGAAACGGAAGCGTTGAACCTCGACCGACGCCCGCTGATTCTGTCGATTTTCACTGATCTGGCCGCGGCAAAAGCGGCGTAG
- the tmk gene encoding dTMP kinase: protein MADPHHQGKFITLEGGEGAGKSTQVRAIAERLAARGIETLTTREPGGSAKAEELREVILSGFAKQFSPIGEAMLFSAARIDHLDQTIRPALARGVWVVCDRFMDSTQAYQGALGNIDPRLIKALERVAVGPTRPDLTLILDLPAEIGLARAAARRKKGAAADRFEGEDLEFHQALRKSFLEIAAAELERCAVIDAAQDVDQVSAQIWDEIRRRLLKESV from the coding sequence ATGGCCGATCCGCATCATCAGGGCAAATTCATCACGCTGGAGGGCGGGGAGGGCGCGGGAAAATCGACCCAAGTCCGCGCCATCGCCGAGCGTCTGGCAGCCCGCGGGATCGAGACCCTGACGACGCGCGAGCCCGGCGGCTCGGCCAAGGCAGAAGAGCTGCGCGAAGTGATCCTCTCGGGCTTTGCCAAGCAATTTTCGCCGATCGGCGAAGCGATGCTGTTTTCGGCGGCGCGCATCGATCATCTCGACCAAACGATCCGGCCGGCATTGGCTCGCGGCGTCTGGGTGGTGTGCGACCGCTTTATGGATTCAACGCAGGCCTATCAGGGGGCGTTGGGCAATATCGATCCACGATTGATCAAGGCGTTGGAGCGCGTGGCGGTTGGACCGACCCGCCCCGACCTGACGCTCATTCTCGACCTGCCGGCGGAAATTGGTCTTGCCCGCGCCGCGGCGCGGCGCAAGAAAGGCGCGGCTGCCGATAGGTTCGAGGGTGAAGATCTCGAATTTCATCAAGCGCTCCGCAAAAGCTTCCTCGAGATTGCGGCAGCCGAACTCGAGCGCTGCGCCGTGATCGATGCCGCACAAGACGTCGATCAGGTCAGCGCGCAGATTTGGGACGAGATCAGACGCCGCTTGTTGAAGGAATCCGTTTGA